GGCTCAAAAAGGTCAGATGAGTCCCTTGTTTGTGATGTGGGTTTGATAACTTGGGAGATGCAGCCATTTCCCCTCCTAACTCTGGTTTTTATCTTGGCAGTACCCCTTTTTGTCCCTGGGATTTTAAAGCAGCCTCACATGGCTGCGGGAGACTTGCCCTTTTCTGTCCATCTTCCTTGATCCACTCCCAAGCAGGGAGGCTGTAGGTTGAGGAAAACCTGGCCTTAATCTGTAGCTTGCTCAGTGGTGAGAATATTTTCTCTAATTTGGCCCATGTCCTCAGCTCTCCAGTTTGCATAATGCCCAACTTGTCATTTTGTCCATATAGCATGGAGGGGCTTCTGGCATGATGGGAGGGGGTGGGTAGGGGACAGGGAAGCATTGTTATTGGACTTGGAAGAAAGCTAGGTCATAGTGGAGAATTTGGCTGTTAAatcaggagaaaggagaaggaaaggctgGGTTTGTGTTTTCTGCAGTGTGGTAATGGAAATTGCTGGGTACCGAATTCTTTCTGAATTAAACTGGGGCCACTTATCACTAAATTTCttagcagtctcacatttcctcttacctccagGACATCTACTTAGTTGTCCCActgtcacctccaacttaacatatccaaacagAACTCGTCTTACCACCTTAACCTTATCCTCATGACCgtatcactgtagacgacaccaccatcctccgtgtctcgcccgtaaccttggcagtaccctcgactcatctctcacattcaactcacatattcaatctgtcatcaaatccagtcatttctaccttcacatctctaaaatccttccttttctCGCCATTCGAACtggtaccacactgatccaagcagttgCCCTAAGCCACCTTGCCTACTCCTCGccaatctccctgcctctccccactcgagttcttcactctgctgcatggatcatttttctaaaaaaaaacattcaatgaaagtctctccactcttcaggaacctccagtggttgcccatccacctccacatcaaacagaaactccttaccattggctttaaagtactcactcagctttccctctcctaccttaccttcctgattttctactgcaactcagcccacccacttcgctcttctaacaccaacctactatctctacttcaatctcatctgtcctACTGCTGACCACTTACCCCTTCCGTCCCCTTTTGGCTTGTTCAGACCACCATTTATGTTCCCACTTcggaagccctcctaaaatcacatctcctttaagaggccttccctaattaaaccctctatttccatcctctccctcctctctgcattgCCTCTTCAATCGGCTCTGTTCCCCCATCCACTCTATGTTTACCCCACGACACTTCTGTGCATGTCCTTACAGATTGCCATTTCCCCGGCTATAATCTGTTAGAATCTATCTCCTTCCCTAGCATAAGGTCCTTGTAGATAGGGGTTGAGTTCacccactcttttgtattatactttccttagcacttattatggtactctgcacacggtaagcatttaatagataccactgattcctCTAAGTGCTGTGAACGAACAATGCAGTGTGAGTGCTGAAGACCGGTAGTAATTTGCCTCATGCCCCGAGTGCTTTCACCACCCAACAGTTGATCATTTTACACCCTGCGCTACTCCTGTGGTTTGCCTCTCAGCGACACCCGAGCTTCATACCCAGGAAACTCCAGCTGCTTAtccagaagaggagccagcagtTCCCCCAGCTGTGGCCCAGAGCAGCAGCGACGAAGAACTCAGAGAGtccacctctccagcccaagAGTTCAGCAAGTTCCAGAAGTCACTCCCCCCAAGATTTCAGCGCCAGCAGCAACAGGTATGAGGGCATTTAAAGGGTGGGCCCAAATCTCCCAATCTCAGAATGATGtttccttctgccccctcctaaCCCAGGCAACATTTCTCGGAGTTTACGGCAGTGAGAATAGCAGTTATAGGGTGCGATTGCGAGGGCAGACTCCACTTACTAAAACCAGGATCCAGAGCTGTGCAGATACACCTGTGAGTGGGTAGTCCAATGGCAAGCGCCTGTCCCCAGTATCTCGTCGGCAGGGGTGAACCAAAGTATCAAGTCTTAGAATTTGCTAATCGCTTGGCTTTGAAACAGGGCTTCTGCTTGACAGCATGGCAACCTTCTATGCTCTttagaaggaggaggatgttAGCTTAGAAAATGAATGAGTGATGGTAAGAGAGTCTTTCTCTTTTCTGTTCTTTATAACTCACAGCCTTTGGAGAGGCCGAAGAACCTGTGATGGAATGAGCACAGCATTGTAGCTCAGAAACTTCCTAACAGGGGCCCGCTCTTTGGCGTCAGAAGCAGTTAATTTGATTGCTGGGCTTTTATAGAGCTCCCATTTAGCTTGGGGAAAAAGTGGTTAATCTCGAAAAACAGCTATCTTGTAATTACATGTAGAGAAGTTATCTAATTACTGATTGGGGTAAGTGTCTTGGGTAACTCCAGTTAAGGGCACAACAATAACAGTTGCTACAGTGAACTTTCCTGattgccccaccctcccccacctaaAAAAAGGCCAACAAATACAGAATGGATGCAGAATAGAAAGCTTTGAGTAACCTAGAAGAATCCAGAGCCCAGACTGTGGTAAAATCCTTCAGGGACACTGTGGGGTataggcagggtatgtgtctaccaactctgttatattgtactgtctcaagtgcttagtacagtgaccagcacacagtaaccacccaataaataagatcgattggtCAATAGGCAAGAAAATCTGATGCACCCATCCTGGAAAAATCTAGACGTGCCCATCTCTCCAGGAAGAAAGTGACTGTGAGCAGGCTGCCCTTAGTACTGTGAAGTGGGCGAAAGTGTCCAGGTTCCTTtaaaggatttatttatttatttatttaatatttggATGCCTGTAATGCATTTCCCACAAAGAGCCCTGGCATATAGTTTGGGAACTCACTAGACTGGCTGGGCAGCCCTTGATGTTTGTGGTTGGGAAGTGGCTTGACTCATGAATGCTGGAGGTGTGTGGAGTGGTTTACAATGTTCTGGGGCAACATGGCCATCCTTGTCTTGGCAACAGGCTTGTTTTATGCAGAGATGATCAACATGAAGGGACAATGTGTGGGTGGGGAGAACCATCTTATAGGAGGAAATCAACTCTCTCCAGCTGATTTTGGCTGCACCTGAACAAGTTCTGGaacacctctgtgcctctgctttAATTAtcgtttttatggtacttgttaagcgcttcctttgtgccaagcactgttctaggtgctgggatagatagaaggtaatgccCCAGCTGTCGTTCTTCTCCCTTGCCGCCTGACAGACATCCACCGAATCCGAAAGCCCACCCCGTCTCGGGAGTGGCGGCCCTAGAGGATACCACTAAGACATGTCTTCACCTCCCCTATCTTCTCTAGGATTGACCGGTCCGGGCTTTGACTCCATTTTTCCTTGTGGTGCTGAGCAGTATTGATTCCTTTACTCTTTGAGAAAGATTGGCGACTGCCAGGCACAGGCAGGCCCAGTGCGCCTGTAAGAGGTGTTTGCTATTCCAGGAATCGTGTGCTTACTCAGTGGTTCTGCTCTTCCGTTTGTCTAGGAGCAGCTGTATAAAATGCAGCATTGGCAGCAGCAACAGGTGTaccccccaccttcccactcccaccctcagCGCACGTTTTACCCAGCCCATCCTCAGATGCTGGGGTTTGATCCCCGTTGGATGATGATGCCCTCCTACATGGATCCTCGCATGACTCCAGCTCGAACCCCCGTCGACTTCTACCCCTCCGCCCTCCACCCTTCAGGTAGGAGACCCGTCGGTGATGCCGCTGCCAAGGCCAAACCCCTTATGTTGAAACTTCATAGGAAATCCCACCTCCATGGGCCCAAGGCTTTTGGCAGAATGATCTTGCAAGGGGTGTAATTGACCCTAGGCCTGCTTTCTCAGGGCGAGAGAGTAATTTGCAGTGGTACTGAAGTGAAAGTTCGGGCAGAGGTCTGGAAGCTCAGGTAAACGGACAGAACCACTTTCCCTTTTGCTCATTTTCTTGTACGGAGGCAGCTCTATTCGGGCTGCTTTATTGGTGAAATTTGGGAGCACTGTGACATCATTTTGGCAGAGACTTGAAGTCCAACACAAAGGCTCTGCCAGGCCCATTGCAAAGTGGTGGAATCAGACTACCCAGCTGATAGCCTGCACCCTTTGTGCTGCCACTAACCTAACATTCTTATATTGGACCAGATTTACTTGTCCAGGTCTGAGGAAGTCTAATAAACCAGTACACCTGGTTCCTCTAAATGGCTGCCGCTGACTGGCAGCCCTCTTCCTCTCttaccccttcctttctctttcccctttccctgatgATTTGTCACAGGTACATTTCTTTTCTGAGATCTTTGGTACAACTATAAGGTGTTACAGGTTCTTTCTGTGCTCTCCAGGAATAATGAAGCCGATAATGGCGCAAGATTCCATAAATGGACCCGGCTGTCGCTCTGAGGAGCAGAACTGTCCGCCCTCCATCCAGCAAGAAAGGAAAGTGGCTCCCATTGATCCGGCCCCTGTGTGGAGCCAGGACGGCTACGCGGCAATGCAGAGCAAGGGGTACTCTCTCCCACACCCAAAACAGAATGAGAGTTTGACAGTGGAGGGAGTTCGTGGCAGGTGAGGGGCAATGTCGTACCGTTGGTTTGCTACTGCCTAGCCTTGGCTGTCTTGGAAGCCCCTGCTTGCTGTTGGCGATGAAGAGTCAGTGGAGGGAGTGGCTGTCCCACGAGACCCTGACTCAGGAGAAAGGCCAAGGTGGTGGGAGGGGCGAGGGGTGTGGTCTGAGTACCCTGAAGGAGTAGAAAGGGGGTTAAAGAGCTGGTGGGCATCTGGGGCATTTTCCTCATTGTTGAATGCTTGTTGGGGAGAGAATTGCACTTCCATTGCGAATGGAGAGCATGGAACAGACCTTGGACTCTGAAGGCTGGGGGAACGATGACTTTAATCCTGCCTCAggctcacagaggagggaacctcacagcttgccctctcctagcGTGGGGTGAGTCGGGGGTGTCGATCACACAGTTGTCAAATTTAGAGAAGGTAGTACCGGTAGCCCGACGGCAATCTGGCACTTTACTCCCCCGGCCCCTGACTCTTCGTGAACGTGTGGAATTCAGTTCGTTTTTTGCACCAGAGCATTTCTCTGGCTCTTCTTTTATCCAGGGTGGAATGTGTCCATCAGGGCCCTTCCTAGTCTTCCTCAGGGTTGTGGACTCTGGGTGCCATTGGCAGATCAGTAGGTCAGCAGGTGTGATGCTTGCAGACCCGCGATCACCTAGTTGGAAATAGAGCATGCATTTTGtgcttgtattttttttctttttctttttcttttttatttttttcgtCCCTTTTTGCCCTAAACTGTGTTCAGCATGGGAACCCGGAGCCAGACTCCAATCACATTGACTGATTTTTCTGGTTCCTTTTCAGGAATGAAAGCTCTTACTCTGCCTCAACTGGAAGGTCAGGGGGCGTAAGTGCCCAGCGCGATCtctttgaggagagaggggatgagTACTTAAATGCTTTTGACAAGAAGGCCCCAGCAGACTTTGACAGCTGTGTACCCTCTCAAAGAATAGGCCAGGAGcttttgtttccaccccaggaaAACGTACAGGAGGCAGGTGGTCCCGGGGGCCAGCATTCAAGCCTCAGGTCCTCCCCGTTGGAGTCTGACTTGGTCCCAGCTGATAAAAAATCAGAGTACAGTGGTTGGGATGTCGGACAGACCCCAAAACCCTCAGACCCAGCCACGACTGTGAGAGAAGAGGCTCCCAGGGATGAGCAGCCCTTTGACTCTGACCcttggaagaaggaaggaggggccaCCAAGCAGCCCGCCCCAGAGTCAGAGTGGACCCCCGAAAACCGAACCACCAGCACCCCACATCAGGAGCAAATGGGAAGGTCCCGGAGATCAGGGCCCATTAAAAAGCCGGTCCTGAAGGCCCTCAaggtagaggagaaagagaaagagctcGAGAAGATTAaactggaaggtggggaggaaagtACCCGTCCCCTGAAAGAGAAGGGGTCTCCCTACAAGGCGGAGAACGAAGAGGGTGATGGCGAAGACCCCAAATCCGCCAGTTCCGCACACTCCCTCCTGGATGAGAAGGATCCCTCCCAAGCCGGCTTTGTCCGGGAGGCCGAGaagtttgaagaggaagagaaggccgAGAGAGTCTGGGAGACCAAGCTCTCAAAGGATTCCAGTGACCTTCCTCCGACCAAGAGGAATAACTGGATATTCATCGATGAGGAGCAAGCCTTTGGGAGGGGTCAGAACAGAGGTCGAGGCCGAGGCTTCAGGGAGTTCACTTTCCGTGGCCGTGGAACCGGCGGGAGCAGTGGCATCGGGAGCCCCAGGGGGGTCTACATCAGCCAAAGAAGTAGCCGCGGGAGGGGTCTCCGGGAGTTCAACCAGATAGATGACTTCCCCCGGGGCAAGCCCAGGCGCCGCATTGCCAGCGAGACCCACAGCGAAGGGTCCGAATACGAAGAGCTCCCCAAGCGGCGTCGGCAGAGGGGCTTGGAGACTGGAAACGAGGGCTCGCTTCTGGAACGAGAGGAGAGTGACCTGAAGAAGGGGGACTTCAAAGATTCCTGGAGATCCAACAAAATCTACTCGGATGACTACAGCAGCCTGGATGCCAAGAACAGGGGCCCCCGAGCTTTCGGGCGGGCGCTGCCCCCAAGGCTGAGCAACTCCGGGTATGGACGGAGAAGCTTTGTGACCAAGGAGTCGCCCCACTGGCAGAGCAGGAGCGGGGGAGCCCCCTGGCAGGATTACGGCAGTGGCATTCCCTCCGATTCGTTTGGGGCCAGGCGAGCAGCCGACCGAGATTACAGCCAAGAATCCTACAAGCATTCCGACTCGTTCATCGGGAGGGGTTTTGAGGAAAGCCACTTGGATGACAAGAGGTCCTTCTTCCAGGATGACTACGCGGCCGACCCAGAAAACATAGAGAACCGGCCTTTTCGGCGACGGCGGCCCCCCCGCCAGGACAAGCCCCCCCGGTTCAGGCGCCTGCGGCAAGAGCGAGAATCCCTGGGCCAGTGGGGCAGTGAGGAAGGGCCAAACTCGCTCTCTGGCCAGTGGCCCGGGAGACCCAAGCTGGCCCCCGGGGAAAAAAGCAGCACAACTGGGAGGAGGTCCCCCGAGTTATCCTATCAGAACTCTTCAGACCACGCCAATGAGGAATGGGAGACAGCCTCCGAGAGCAGCGACTTCagcgagaggagggagaggcgggaaggCGGGGCAGCCGAAGGCGACGCCCAGCTGGACGGCGGCTTGGCCGGAGCCAACTTGGGCGAAAAGAGAGAGTTGGCCAAAAGGAGCTTCTCCAGCCAGAGACCCCTAGTAGACAGGCAGAGCCGCAAGATGGAGCCCGGAGGGTTTGGGGAGAAGTCTGTAAGGACGGGCGGAGGCGGAGCTGTTACCCGCTATGAGAGCCAGCCGAACGGGACGCCTTTGAAAACCAAAaggtaaaaacaaaaatcaaacaaatcctggttctttaagaaaaaaaaaacacaccaaaaaaaccaaCATGTGCTTCGGGCATGCATGTGCCGCCGTATGTCAGATGGCCTGGGCCTGTCTGGAGTTGCGTGCCAGAAGGGTGGACTCCAGTGAGGCCATTGTCCGTGATTTCCTCCATCACCCGCTCTAGCATCGTTTGTCTGCTCCTCTGGCGTATATTattgtggctttaaaaaaaaaccaaaacaccccCGCGCACACCCACTCACCCACACAAatcatcctaatccccctcccgTGGCTCAGGAGGTGGGAGACCGCCACACTTCTGGCGCCTGCACTAGGGGTCCGGCAATCCTACCCAGGGTCCCAAGCCCTGTCAGGGGATCGTTGCAGAGAGGACACGGTTCCCCTGTGCAAGGAACTGATAAGCACCGGCAATTCATCCAGATTTCTCGACTTCAAAGCTTCTTGAGGCCGGCAGCCCTGGCTGGGTGGGGGTTACGCCGGGGTCTTGCCGCACTGAATCGGCCTTTCCAGGAGCAGCCCTGCTTCCTggcagaagggggaaggcagtGCCCCTTCCAGGGATGCCAACTCAGTGTGGCAAGGGCCAGGCGATAATGAAGGCGTCAGGGTCTGTCTCCGCTGTTGCTCTGGGGCCCGGACTGCCTGAAGGCTCTACAAGCACATCTTCTCAGCGGCGGAAGCTTTGAAGTGGACAATCCGTGCTCAGTGACAACGGCTACCTGGTGGTAACCTGCGGGCTGCTCCTTGTTTGAGGAGAGAAAGCAAAGCAGGAAAGCAGGCGGACTGCTGAacgttgctttttttttcccccctctctctccatagAATCGTGGGAATTGAGACATGAAGACCTGTTGGTCACACACCCAATTCACCCCAAAAGGGGAGCCAGTGCAGGATTATTAGGCTTGCAAATGTTTCGTCCAGCATAGGTTGAAGTGTCCTTGATAGTGATGCTCAGGATTGCTTtgtttctctgcccctccctcggtGCGTCTGGCCAGCCCCTCTGGGAGGAGCGGCCTGGAGCGGATGATGGTCGGAATTGCCAGATGGGTCCAGAAAAGACCTCTGCGGTCCTTTGGCCTCAGCACTTCAGCCCCTTCAGACTCTCCTCCTTGCACTACCCTGAATGTGGCAGGCACGCAGTAGAGAGATGAAGCATTTGTCACTAGAGGAACTGGGGGGCAGTGTTGGAgctgaatattttttttccaagtcctGGACCCTGAATAAGTAAAAGTTTGGCAGAAAGAAGTTGTGCCGCTGCATTCTAGTTAAGGTGGCCAAGTGCGCGGGGGCCCATTCTCGTTGTTATCGCACAGGGATCCGATCAGTTACGAAACGAGCGTAAAGGGAAAGTGCTTGCTACCCGCTGGGGCTTtgagaaaatggggaatgagatccAAGGTATAGGTGCTCAGGGTgtgcttttctcttttcctcctgcccaGCTCCTGGGTCTGCATCCCTGCTTAGCAGCTCTGAACCTCTTCCCTCCGCAGGTCTCCTGAAGAAACTCTACCTGGAAGCCTCAGCAGCACTAATGGTGGGAGCGGGCATTCTTCGTACAGCCTAGAGCGGGCTGCTCACGCCACCTCCTCCGACACCACCGAAGCCGCAGGGAAGAAGCCGGAGAAGGACCCCCAGGTGGCCATCCAGCGAGCGGGCGAGAAGGGAGAGGCAATGCCGCAGTTCGACCTGAGTTACGGAAGTAAGTGTATTTCCAGACCCTGTCTCCGAGATCAtcgggggaagagaaaaaagcgTGTGCAGAACAAGGACCAGGTCATCCCAGGCCTGCTGCTGGACTCCCTCTCGGCAACTCCTATCGTGGGAGGTCCGGGCTGATCTCAATTTGATGATGTTTTTTGTGAAGAAGGTGGACCATAAAATACATTGGGGAGTTCCCAGGGAGGATAGATTTCCTCTAGTCACGGTAGCTCTGACCATTGTTTTGGAGCAACTCCAAAAAATGTCAGGATTTCTGGGTTCAGGATGGTGAAATGAGTTTACGTGGTGGAGCTGTGGACGTCTCCTGAAGCACAGTCTCTGGGACCCTGGCACTGCATCTCTCTGGGGTACAAGGGGCGTCAGTTCCCACTTGCCCTTCTGGCTCTCCTTTTCAGGGATGCGGGAACCCCAATCCAcaaccctccccccagctcccataGCCAGGATAGTCTACTGCTGAAGTGGCAAGGAGCTatctgagggaaaggggaaggatttCAAGAGGTGGTGTTATtatcagcaacaataataataataatagtaatgtggtatttaagctcttattatgtgccaagcacttcagtaAGCATTGGgattggtacaagataatcaggtcccacatgggacttacaacctagggagggagaacaggtatcaaattcccattttgcagatgagggaactgaggcacagagaagtgaagtgagttacccaaggtcacccagcaggtttgTGGCATttgtccgactcccaagctcatgctcactcactaggccacgctcttcgTTGGATTTGATTGATGCTGAGTGGGCTGCCAGAACCCTGAGCCTTAATGAACTGAAGCGAGGCTTCCCATTTTGAAATTGGGGTGTTTTATCGACCTTGTCTTCGAATGAGTGgaaagccctctctttcccttgcaTCCTCCACTCAGATGCCATCATTGACAATCGAGTGTCGAGCCCTGGGGAGGAGAGCGAGGTGGGGCCCATTGTGAGCGAAGGCTTCATCGAAGTCCTGACCAAAAAGCAACGCCGCCTATTGGAAGAGGAGCGAAGAAAGAAAGAGCAAGCAGTCCAGGTGAGCAGGGGCAGGGAGCATGGGGACAGGGAGAGCCTGGTTCTGGGGAAAATCAAagcatgaattgtactttccaagtccttagtacagtgctctgcacacagtaagcactcaataaatacgattgaatgaatgaaaacagaagcAGTGGACGGGCCAGATGGTGACTGACTCCCTAGGTTTCACTGAAGTAACGGCTGGAGAAAAGTACAGACAAGGAGCAGGGACATGCAAGACCTGGTTTAGATttttgggggatgggaggaggcgaGAAGAGGATGATGGGGCAAAAGAGACGAGAATGCAGGGGTTTTGgaaaaacctttctcattccctgTGATAGTTCTCAACACTCAATGCCGAGAATTAGTTGAGATTCTGCCTTTCTCACCCTATTGGGTATCTGATTGAGCGCGTGCCAAAATAGAAGAATTGTCGATATTGGGTCAATCCAGCCCAGTGTTTCTTCTCAAATCTAGTGGTTTGCCGTCTTTGAAAGTCATCCTCAGGGTGGATAAGGATGTGTCCTTtggcatccctaacttttcccactGCCTAGCTGTCATGGATCTGTCACGGATGGCTCTGTCTAACCCAACTCATGTCCCCCTTTCCCCTGCATCTAACTTTCCCTCCAGTAAACCATCATGGACCTAGTTTTGGGGAATCCATTTCAGTCCTTGAGCCTACTGCTCTTTTCCTGCCTACACAATTCTCGAGGTGTTTTTGCCACTCACTGTATGCGTGCTTCTTTTTTTGTCGTAACTTACTCCCCCTAAGCTCCAACGGCCGCCCCTAGACCAAACGAAGCTGTTTCAGCCTCAAAAGAACTACAGTTTCGATTGGTGCTTAGGTcttgagagggagaagaaaattgatCTGATTAGGTAAGGTAGAGATGAAAATAAGCAGCACCACCCTTTATTGTTTAAGATCTCGTTGAATGCCTCCAGCACTCCAAGGGTTAGGGACGTCAGGATGGATTCTTGCAGCTCTCAGTCCAAGCTTCTTTGGGCCAAGGTCCCCGTGCTGATTTGTATCGCTTGACTCTTTCCCTCAGGTACCCGCCAAAGGCCGAGGCCTTTCCTCTCGTATTCCTCCTCGGTTTGCCAAGAAGCAGGGCACCATGTGCTTGGAGCAAGGGGATGTTACGGTTTCCGGCAGCAGCCTGGGCACAGAAATCTGGGAGAGTAACAGCCAAGGTGAGACCTCAGGGGCCCTGCGGTCGCCAGTGTGGCACGGAGCCCTCGCCAGGCCCTGTCCGTCTTTAGGCTTTGGCAGATCCCATTCTGAATAAGGAACTCACCGGGTGTCGCGGGCTCATTGGCTGGGCGCGGCCATTTTCAGGCTTCAGGGTGCCTTTTTCCTAGCCAGCCAGACTTAGGGCATCCACTCCTTCCTGGTAGATCCAGGTAGCTGCAGGTCCCCTACCAGCTTCATTTACTCCTGGCAGCCCTTGCGTGAGTCAGCGGAGAACCAGAGGAGAAGTTCAGCTAGTACTTAGCTGATTTAGGGGTCAGTCATTTAAGTGGTCTGCAGGGACAGCTTCTCAGCACCAAAGGCAGCCCTGTGTGGTCACCCATGAGCGCTAGCTGTCTTTTGTTCCCCCACAGTTAGGACTCTGTGGCAGGTCTTTCCTCTGACGAATCATATTTGAGAGATTGTAAAGCACAGACCCCGTTGCCCGGTGGCCCCATCGCACCCTCCCTAACCTCAGCTCCTTTTGGCTTGTAGCACTCCCCGTTCAGTCACCCGGCAGTGATTCCTGGAGCAAAGCCGTCAATGCCTTTAACAGCACCGAGTCCAGCTCTACAGAGGTCAGTGGGCCCGAACTCACTTGGAAGTGCACGGTTCACGTGTTCTCGTAGCCAGCCCAGGCCGCGGCCTCGGTTGCATTTGCTGACTTTCCCCGGGCTTCACCAGCTGTATGTAGACCTGTGTCCCACGGGAGTGGGTGGACACCATCCTGAATCGGGCTCCTGTTCAAAACGGGTCATGCGGGCCTGGTTTGCAGTGGCTCGTGGGCTGCATCTCCTGCATCTAGGCTTGGCGGGGGGTGGGCGatgcaaaaaaaattaaaagaaaaaaccaaaaacctgggCAAAGAGAGGAGATTGCTGAACACGGCAGTTGCCTTTCCCCTGTGGAGACTGGAGTGCAATCTGGTTTGGGTCATAAGTGAAATGAGCTTGGCAGTCTGTCTAGGGGCTCTTGGATGTTTTCCGGGTTTACCAGGCTGCAGCGGGGTTGCCGACTTTGGTGATGCCTGCTCTGGAGATGGCAGAGGGCTGGGCCGATGCACGGCCaggatggggcaggagggggctcATCCGTAAACTGTTCAATTCTCATTTTGATTTCCTTTTTGAGTTTGGTGGCAGGGCGTTTTAACCCATTTCGTGCTTTGCATAGCAGGGTTTTAAAGGCAGCCAGGGGGATAGTGGCATTGACTTGAGCGCGGAGTCTCGGGAATCCTCCGCTACCTCCTCCCAGCGCAGCTCCCCATATGGCACTCTCAAACCAGAGGAGATGAATGGGGCTGGCCTGGTGGAACCCAAGCCCGACTGCCAGAAGGAGCAGGCTCAGAAGCAATCTGATAAAAAGGTAATCTGGACTCGCAGAGCAAACCGATACACTCCtctaccccccaaccccagggcccGGGCTGACGGCGGACTGGGGAAGCTCGTTGTTCTCGGGTCACTTGGAGATTAGAGCTCGGGGTCTTTCTAGTCTGCGGGATCTCAGCCTCTCTGCTTTTCCATTAAGGATTCAGAACAAGGCTCAGGACAGAGCAAGGAGCACAAGCCCGGACCCATCGGCAACGAGCGCTCTCTGAAAAACAGAAAGGGCTCTGAGGGTGCGGAGCGGCTGGAAGGGAATGTCCCGCCCGTTAACGGGGTGGAGATTCACGTGGACTCCGTGCTGCCCGTCCCGCCCATTGAATTTGGAGTCAATCCTAAAGTGaggattttcttttcattttcctttttattcATTTTGGGGTGGGAGCGGAGCGGGCCCGAACTCGTGAGTCTCATGCGAGGTCCCGCGGGCGGGGCTTTCCTCCAGAAGAGGGATCAGTTGAGCAGGACCGGAGAGAGAAGGAGGCTCCCTCAGGATTAGTCAGGTTTGGGTACTACTGGGACCAGGCGCTGTTGAATTGCCTCATAGATTTCATTACTGACACAAACCAGGTTCTCAAGATGACTTGGCTCATGTGTTCGCTGTCTCCATCAGGAAAACTTGCGGTGTGGGAATG
The Ornithorhynchus anatinus isolate Pmale09 chromosome 4, mOrnAna1.pri.v4, whole genome shotgun sequence genome window above contains:
- the PRRC2B gene encoding protein PRRC2B isoform X2, producing MSDRLGQLTKGKDGKSKYSTLSLFDKYKGKSVEAIRTTVIPRHGLQSLGKVAIARRMPPPANLPSLKSENKGNDPNIIIVPKDGTGWANKQDQPDQKSSSVTASQPQESLPQPGLQKSVSNLQKPTQSISQENTNSVPGGLKSWAQLNGKPAGYEGSRGSSRLLSFSPEEFPTLKAAGEQDKVGKEKGVLDPSYGPGPSLRPQNVTSWREGGGRNITSASSLTASPSEPGSKNSSTGDGAPSSACTSDSKEPSLRPAQPTRKGASQFMGNVYHPPTYHDMLPAFMCTQQSSEAQGTVERGSFPLPQLRLEPRVPFRQYQMNDQDGKETRMGLSRPTRPVRQQGERAPRPTIINAENLRGLDELDTDADDGWAGLHDEVDYSEKLKFSEDEEEEEALKDGRQKWNNWDPRRQRQLSLSSADSADVKHPVEENKNWGDAVGLSRAIRKVPEPQPPARKPNSWTPAPDYQKPSLGGVLRQQSLEDREEKLPPRQKFVQSEISEAVERARRRREEEERRAREERLAACAAKLKQLDQKCRQAQKASEAQKQVENEESHPPSAEKPPVQENSHPLRRATPELHTQETPAAYPEEEPAVPPAVAQSSSDEELRESTSPAQEFSKFQKSLPPRFQRQQQQEQLYKMQHWQQQQVYPPPSHSHPQRTFYPAHPQMLGFDPRWMMMPSYMDPRMTPARTPVDFYPSALHPSGIMKPIMAQDSINGPGCRSEEQNCPPSIQQERKVAPIDPAPVWSQDGYAAMQSKGYSLPHPKQNESLTVEGVRGRNESSYSASTGRSGGVSAQRDLFEERGDEYLNAFDKKAPADFDSCVPSQRIGQELLFPPQENVQEAGGPGGQHSSLRSSPLESDLVPADKKSEYSGWDVGQTPKPSDPATTVREEAPRDEQPFDSDPWKKEGGATKQPAPESEWTPENRTTSTPHQEQMGRSRRSGPIKKPVLKALKVEEKEKELEKIKLEGGEESTRPLKEKGSPYKAENEEGDGEDPKSASSAHSLLDEKDPSQAGFVREAEKFEEEEKAERVWETKLSKDSSDLPPTKRNNWIFIDEEQAFGRGQNRGRGRGFREFTFRGRGTGGSSGIGSPRGVYISQRSSRGRGLREFNQIDDFPRGKPRRRIASETHSEGSEYEELPKRRRQRGLETGNEGSLLEREESDLKKGDFKDSWRSNKIYSDDYSSLDAKNRGPRAFGRALPPRLSNSGYGRRSFVTKESPHWQSRSGGAPWQDYGSGIPSDSFGARRAADRDYSQESYKHSDSFIGRGFEESHLDDKRSFFQDDYAADPENIENRPFRRRRPPRQDKPPRFRRLRQERESLGQWGSEEGPNSLSGQWPGRPKLAPGEKSSTTGRRSPELSYQNSSDHANEEWETASESSDFSERRERREGGAAEGDAQLDGGLAGANLGEKRELAKRSFSSQRPLVDRQSRKMEPGGFGEKSVRTGGGGAVTRYESQPNGTPLKTKRSPEETLPGSLSSTNGGSGHSSYSLERAAHATSSDTTEAAGKKPEKDPQVAIQRAGEKGEAMPQFDLSYGNAIIDNRVSSPGEESEVGPIVSEGFIEVLTKKQRRLLEEERRKKEQAVQVPAKGRGLSSRIPPRFAKKQGTMCLEQGDVTVSGSSLGTEIWESNSQALPVQSPGSDSWSKAVNAFNSTESSSTEGFKGSQGDSGIDLSAESRESSATSSQRSSPYGTLKPEEMNGAGLVEPKPDCQKEQAQKQSDKKDSEQGSGQSKEHKPGPIGNERSLKNRKGSEGAERLEGNVPPVNGVEIHVDSVLPVPPIEFGVNPKENLRCGNAGRGMDSQYPVCNWEMSSPSAEHRDSDFSLPPGSASGTSANPVAKLQDALASNAGLAQSIPILRRDHHLPRGISLNPMSFPTADLTLKMESARKAWENSPNLPEQSSPGGAGSGIQPPSSVGASNGVNYSSFGGVSMPPMPVASVAPSASIPGNHIPPLYLDGHVFASQPRLVPQTIPQQQSYQQAAAAQQIPISLHTSLQAQAQLGLRGGLPVSQSQEIYSSIPPFRSQVYMHPSLSQPNTMVLAGGTALKPPYSAFPGMQPLEMVKTQSGSPYQPMNGSQALVYEGQIGQAAGMGASQMMDSQLTQLTMPLPGSQLPLPRYGSGQQPLILPQSIQLPQGQNLSVGAPRRILPPGSQPSVLATSRESSQMEMKGFHFTDGKQSIPSGGSVPSPQTYRPSSASPSGKPSGPAVNMGSVQGHYVQQAKQRVDENKSSLGAVKLQEPPPATQMKRTGAIKPQAVKAEESKA